A portion of the Edaphobacter bradus genome contains these proteins:
- a CDS encoding efflux RND transporter periplasmic adaptor subunit, producing the protein MSEQKMETPLVPVQLTPERMQSIGVQTGTVEYKQLSDDIRATGTVDINERLLSYVQVRFPGYIRKVFANATYQYVRKGEPLFTVYSPDLVATQQEFLLARQNRKALSTSTVDGVASGAESLSAAAEQRLEQWEVPQSEIAKLKQTGKPITDLTINSPVSGYITERNALPNMYAEPSTKLYTVADLSRVWVYAQVFQNDIGRLKPGDRTEITVDSYPGRTFSGQIEEILPQVDMATRTVRVRLSIANPGLKLKPGMFVNVDVKTSLGRQLIVPASAVFQSGTRQLVFLNHGNGSLEPKEITVGPRVGDDFVVLKGLEAHQSIVTSASFLIDSESQLQAAAGSFVPPPPGAGSNAPPANAPQTNIDFTTDPNPPNKGANTFRVHLTGAGNAPVTGAEITVTFYMAAMPAMGMAAMNTTTKLSDKGNGLYEGSGSLGSGGTWQVTITVQKNGQVIATKQLHVNATGGM; encoded by the coding sequence ATGTCGGAACAAAAGATGGAGACGCCGCTCGTTCCCGTCCAACTCACGCCCGAGCGGATGCAGAGCATCGGCGTGCAGACCGGTACGGTAGAGTACAAGCAACTGAGTGACGACATACGTGCGACCGGCACGGTGGACATCAATGAGCGTCTTCTCTCCTATGTGCAGGTGCGCTTTCCTGGCTATATACGTAAGGTTTTTGCGAATGCCACGTATCAATATGTTCGCAAAGGAGAACCGCTCTTCACCGTGTACAGCCCTGATCTGGTGGCAACTCAGCAGGAATTTCTGCTTGCGCGGCAAAACCGGAAGGCTCTGAGCACCAGTACGGTGGACGGAGTGGCATCCGGAGCAGAGTCATTGTCTGCCGCAGCTGAACAACGTCTGGAGCAGTGGGAGGTTCCGCAGAGTGAGATTGCAAAGCTCAAGCAGACGGGCAAACCAATTACTGATCTCACCATCAACTCGCCGGTTTCGGGATACATCACCGAGCGAAATGCTCTGCCCAATATGTATGCCGAACCTTCGACCAAACTCTACACCGTTGCCGATCTGTCGCGGGTATGGGTCTATGCCCAGGTATTCCAGAACGATATTGGCCGGCTGAAGCCGGGTGATAGGACAGAGATCACTGTCGATTCCTATCCGGGTCGTACATTCTCCGGCCAGATCGAAGAGATCCTGCCGCAAGTGGACATGGCGACGCGCACGGTGCGCGTGCGACTGTCGATCGCCAATCCCGGTCTCAAGCTGAAGCCGGGCATGTTCGTGAATGTCGATGTGAAAACCAGCCTGGGGCGTCAGCTCATCGTGCCTGCTTCGGCTGTCTTTCAATCGGGTACGCGGCAGTTAGTCTTTCTGAATCACGGTAACGGCAGCCTAGAGCCGAAGGAAATTACGGTCGGTCCTCGCGTCGGAGACGACTTTGTAGTGCTCAAGGGGCTGGAGGCGCATCAGTCGATCGTCACTTCGGCGAGCTTCCTGATCGACTCCGAAAGTCAATTGCAGGCTGCAGCAGGTTCCTTCGTGCCGCCTCCTCCGGGTGCCGGGAGCAACGCTCCACCGGCGAATGCGCCTCAGACGAACATCGACTTCACCACCGATCCGAATCCGCCGAATAAGGGTGCAAACACCTTCCGTGTGCATCTGACCGGCGCTGGAAATGCGCCTGTTACGGGCGCAGAAATAACGGTCACATTCTATATGGCTGCGATGCCGGCGATGGGCATGGCTGCAATGAACACAACCACGAAGCTCAGCGACAAAGGCAACGGCTTGTATGAAGGGAGCGGTTCGCTCGGCTCTGGAGGGACCTGGCAGGTGACCATCACGGTGCAGAAAAACGGACAAGTGATCGCAACAAAGCAATTGCATGTGAACGCTACAGGAGGCATGTAA
- a CDS encoding carboxypeptidase-like regulatory domain-containing protein — protein sequence MATKRQFSNQSGGVDADDRGRFSITVSSAGAWHLTATAPGYATQVYEEHEGFSSAVVLTDRAPATDLTFRLSPEASVSGTVLDDAGEAVRNASVSLLMVPPPSPDNTPDTMSVHGVTQTDDRGYYEFANLPQGNYRISVDAKPWYASNPQQSRDISATTGTTLQSPLDPSLDVAYAETWYPGVDDPSKAETLALHPGDNAEADFHMIPVPAIHLQVITPPSSTTSQGRTTVFPLAERVNPGTGNRMPTGSVSITTTPQGQTEIGGLAPGFYQIRLQGQGQESRTALVQVSEGGVHTVDFNEPSSDANITIRLDGVADEESAIQVGLINTETGERIFASNQRFGGEGGRPGRGLKQVDHPSERVMQIPPGRYEVVLAGRVGVYLTGMTAQSAEVTGRYVKVHNGDSTLTLHIARGRASVSGIASIAGKPVVGAMVLLVPAGLDDPSSLTLFARDQTNTDGSFDLPEVVPGQYILLAIENGWQVNWKDPSTLNRYLIHGVPLELKLASEVKQNIEAQAP from the coding sequence GTGGCGACAAAGCGTCAGTTCTCAAACCAATCTGGGGGCGTAGACGCCGATGACAGGGGGCGGTTTTCCATCACGGTGAGTTCGGCCGGCGCGTGGCATCTTACGGCGACCGCTCCTGGATATGCGACGCAGGTTTATGAGGAGCACGAGGGTTTTTCCTCAGCCGTTGTCCTCACGGACCGGGCCCCGGCGACCGATCTCACCTTTCGCCTTTCGCCAGAGGCAAGCGTCTCCGGCACAGTGCTCGATGATGCGGGCGAGGCCGTGCGCAACGCAAGCGTGTCTCTGCTGATGGTTCCTCCACCCAGTCCCGACAACACCCCGGATACCATGAGCGTCCACGGGGTGACTCAGACCGACGACCGCGGCTACTATGAGTTTGCGAACCTGCCGCAAGGCAACTACCGAATATCGGTGGATGCAAAGCCTTGGTACGCCTCCAACCCGCAACAGAGTCGTGACATCTCTGCCACCACAGGAACCACCTTACAAAGTCCTCTCGATCCGTCGCTCGATGTAGCGTATGCCGAGACGTGGTATCCCGGCGTCGACGACCCCTCCAAGGCGGAGACGCTTGCACTCCATCCTGGGGATAACGCTGAGGCGGACTTCCACATGATTCCCGTGCCCGCAATACACCTTCAGGTGATCACGCCACCCAGTTCCACGACGTCGCAAGGGCGAACCACCGTCTTTCCGTTGGCGGAACGCGTCAATCCGGGAACCGGCAACAGAATGCCCACCGGGTCAGTCTCCATTACGACCACGCCGCAGGGGCAAACGGAGATCGGAGGTCTTGCCCCCGGCTTCTATCAGATTCGCTTGCAGGGGCAGGGTCAGGAGTCGCGGACGGCATTGGTGCAGGTGTCCGAAGGCGGAGTCCACACGGTCGATTTCAACGAACCGTCCTCCGACGCGAACATTACGATTCGCCTGGACGGCGTTGCAGACGAGGAGAGTGCAATCCAGGTGGGGCTCATCAACACTGAGACTGGAGAGAGAATCTTTGCGTCGAACCAGCGCTTCGGGGGTGAAGGTGGCAGACCTGGACGTGGACTCAAGCAGGTGGATCATCCGAGTGAGCGTGTCATGCAAATTCCACCGGGACGTTACGAGGTGGTGCTTGCTGGCCGCGTAGGTGTCTATCTCACCGGGATGACCGCGCAGTCTGCGGAGGTGACCGGGCGCTACGTCAAGGTGCACAATGGCGACTCGACCCTTACTCTTCACATCGCCCGTGGACGAGCCTCCGTGAGCGGCATCGCAAGCATCGCCGGCAAACCTGTCGTAGGGGCAATGGTGCTCCTGGTGCCAGCGGGGCTCGATGATCCTTCATCGCTCACGTTGTTCGCGCGTGACCAAACCAACACCGACGGCAGCTTCGATCTTCCGGAGGTCGTCCCAGGTCAGTACATCCTTCTGGCGATCGAAAACGGCTGGCAGGTTAACTGGAAGGACCCCTCGACGCTGAACCGCTACCTGATCCACGGGGTTCCGCTGGAATTGAAGCTGGCTTCGGAAGTGAAGCAGAACATCGAAGCACAGGCCCCATGA
- a CDS encoding carboxypeptidase-like regulatory domain-containing protein, whose amino-acid sequence MTRCRCLLALSVLGVVSQSSIAQVQSVGTSGISTATATTETVTGQVVSATTGQPVARALVRLNDRAVLTDHDGKFEFPQFAANQSNNLQVTKPGFYQSADPFGGGSLFISSGQLASLLRVRLYPEALLTGTITAPDGTPLPRIVVSALRSTYNDSSHRWMASSQSSTDSHGNFRLAVPPGEYKIQTRYSPRNSSFAEAVLPLIVPADTTTTSSGLIHAGSGTEQHFDLRPAMSRTYGITAEVESTSERGFPMITARSSNGLSFPVAGYGRASGPGEMRLELPSGSYTLIASTNNSDGLQYGETRVTVTDHDVPGVVLRLARVAPIPVDLAVDPSATSDNASPAIQQLGLIFESMQDSLPGDSFQSGSAGLTTLQDKTQAFRLAPGSYRLQARNTGAWYVKSASYGTTDLLAQEMTVAPGAGAATIRVTVSDKTGALNGTVSLNGVPAACYLYLVPSGPSASTVLTVRSANDGSYSFLHLPPGTYRAIAFETRHSANYRDPKALEGFSTYVQTLMLEVGDKATLNLEAVADSGLKP is encoded by the coding sequence TTGACCCGTTGCCGGTGCCTTCTCGCGCTATCGGTCTTAGGCGTTGTCTCCCAGTCTTCCATCGCACAAGTCCAATCGGTTGGGACTTCGGGAATTTCGACGGCGACCGCCACCACTGAGACCGTCACTGGTCAGGTGGTGAGTGCGACCACTGGACAACCGGTTGCTCGTGCCCTGGTCCGGCTGAACGACCGGGCTGTCCTCACCGACCACGACGGCAAGTTTGAGTTTCCCCAGTTTGCCGCCAATCAATCCAATAACCTGCAGGTCACCAAACCAGGCTTCTATCAATCTGCCGACCCATTTGGTGGTGGCTCTCTCTTTATCAGCTCAGGCCAACTCGCATCCTTGCTGCGGGTGAGGCTGTACCCGGAGGCTCTGTTGACAGGGACGATCACGGCTCCGGATGGGACTCCGCTGCCGCGAATCGTTGTAAGTGCTCTTCGAAGCACTTACAACGACTCCAGCCACCGCTGGATGGCGTCGTCGCAGTCCTCTACCGATTCCCATGGGAACTTCCGTCTCGCTGTGCCGCCCGGCGAATACAAGATCCAAACCAGATATAGCCCACGGAATAGTAGTTTTGCTGAAGCTGTTTTGCCTCTGATAGTTCCAGCAGATACTACAACAACCTCTTCAGGATTAATTCACGCAGGGAGCGGTACTGAGCAGCACTTTGACCTTCGGCCCGCCATGAGCCGGACCTATGGCATCACAGCCGAGGTCGAATCCACCTCAGAACGAGGCTTCCCGATGATCACGGCGCGCTCGAGCAATGGGCTCTCATTCCCGGTCGCAGGTTACGGCCGTGCCTCAGGTCCGGGCGAGATGCGGCTCGAACTCCCGAGCGGAAGCTATACCCTGATCGCTTCGACCAATAACTCCGATGGGCTTCAGTATGGAGAGACACGAGTGACGGTGACAGACCATGACGTGCCGGGCGTAGTGTTGCGCCTGGCGCGTGTTGCACCAATTCCTGTAGATCTCGCGGTCGACCCCTCTGCGACGTCTGATAATGCGTCGCCCGCCATCCAGCAACTCGGTCTCATCTTTGAGTCGATGCAGGACTCGCTCCCCGGGGATAGCTTCCAATCCGGGTCCGCCGGTCTCACGACACTTCAGGACAAAACCCAGGCTTTCCGCCTGGCCCCTGGAAGCTACCGCCTGCAGGCGCGTAACACAGGGGCCTGGTACGTGAAGTCAGCCAGCTACGGAACGACCGACCTCCTAGCCCAGGAGATGACGGTAGCACCCGGCGCCGGCGCGGCAACGATCCGTGTAACGGTGAGTGACAAGACTGGCGCGTTGAATGGCACCGTTAGCCTCAACGGTGTGCCCGCCGCCTGCTACCTTTATCTTGTTCCCAGCGGGCCCAGCGCCTCTACGGTCTTAACCGTCCGCAGCGCCAACGACGGCTCTTACAGCTTTCTTCATCTGCCACCCGGTACCTATCGCGCCATTGCCTTTGAGACGCGTCACTCGGCCAACTACCGCGATCCGAAAGCACTGGAGGGGTTCTCAACCTACGTTCAGACCTTGATGCTAGAGGTCGGCGACAAGGCCACGCTTAATCTGGAAGCCGTTGCCGACTCGGGGCTGAAGCCATGA
- a CDS encoding TolC family protein, producing MNVVSLATATLVLASALSAFGQQAAGTATPLSQLLAEAETNNPQISAADHGARAARQMTPQVTTLPDPKFTYQQFSVGSPKPFAGYTNSDFAYIGVGASQELPYPGKLRLRGEVANRDADTKQAEVGVTKIGIADAIKADYLQLAYLQQTLGILQQNESVLDQLIQDATAHYQVGQGMQQDVLQAQVNRTKIVKEITMHHQQMGQVQAHLKGLLSRDQGTSDIVTEDLIETPLKRTSDELLAMVRQNNPQIQVDASSIRKQDAQVASAKREGKPDFEVGYMYQNTDRKYRDYYVFTFDVRLPRRARVNAEVAEAAEKRAESQQTLDAHLQQEFAQVKEEYVKATSDEELLKEYQDGLIPQSDAAYRATLSAYASNREQFIHLLSYFTDVLNLKLEYAETLVDHETALAHLESLTGVTLR from the coding sequence ATGAACGTGGTCTCTTTGGCGACCGCCACGCTCGTGCTTGCGAGCGCGCTTTCCGCCTTCGGACAGCAAGCAGCAGGCACGGCTACGCCTCTTTCTCAGCTTTTAGCCGAGGCTGAGACAAACAACCCGCAGATCTCCGCTGCCGATCATGGAGCACGAGCTGCGAGGCAGATGACGCCGCAGGTGACGACGCTACCGGACCCGAAATTCACCTACCAGCAATTCAGTGTCGGCAGTCCGAAGCCGTTTGCGGGATACACCAACAGCGATTTCGCCTACATCGGCGTCGGAGCGTCACAGGAGCTGCCCTATCCGGGGAAATTAAGGTTGCGAGGTGAAGTAGCCAATCGCGATGCTGACACGAAACAAGCCGAGGTTGGAGTAACGAAAATCGGCATCGCCGACGCGATCAAGGCGGACTATCTCCAACTGGCCTATCTGCAACAGACGCTTGGCATCCTGCAGCAAAACGAGTCTGTTCTTGACCAGCTCATTCAGGATGCTACGGCCCATTATCAGGTCGGGCAAGGGATGCAGCAGGATGTTTTACAGGCCCAGGTGAACCGAACCAAGATCGTGAAAGAGATCACGATGCACCATCAGCAGATGGGACAGGTGCAGGCACATCTCAAGGGCTTGCTCAGTCGGGACCAGGGGACGTCGGACATTGTTACGGAAGACCTGATTGAAACTCCGCTCAAACGCACTTCTGATGAGCTTCTTGCGATGGTTCGGCAGAACAACCCTCAGATCCAGGTGGACGCGAGTTCCATCCGGAAGCAGGATGCGCAGGTAGCGTCCGCGAAGCGCGAGGGGAAGCCGGATTTTGAAGTCGGCTATATGTACCAGAACACCGACCGCAAATACCGCGACTACTACGTGTTCACCTTCGATGTGCGCCTTCCCCGCAGAGCACGGGTAAATGCGGAGGTCGCCGAAGCTGCCGAAAAGCGTGCCGAGTCACAACAGACTCTCGATGCGCATCTGCAGCAGGAGTTCGCACAGGTGAAAGAGGAGTATGTCAAAGCGACAAGCGATGAAGAGCTGTTGAAGGAATATCAGGATGGCCTGATACCACAGTCCGATGCGGCATATCGAGCAACACTGAGTGCCTACGCGTCCAATCGCGAACAGTTCATTCATCTCCTTTCGTACTTCACAGACGTTCTCAACCTGAAGCTCGAATACGCGGAGACACTCGTGGATCACGAGACTGCCTTAGCCCATCTCGAATCGCTGACAGGAGTGACACTGCGATGA
- a CDS encoding efflux RND transporter permease subunit: protein MPPFMVQIESDVYSQIGLVMLIGLAAKNASTGLDSVNALCCMGGNEISSPIRSACPAAAVVAGSGYGMHNA, encoded by the coding sequence TTGCCTCCTTTCATGGTTCAGATCGAGAGTGACGTTTATTCGCAAATCGGGCTGGTCATGCTGATCGGGCTGGCAGCCAAGAACGCCTCGACTGGCCTCGACTCCGTGAACGCGCTATGCTGTATGGGAGGCAATGAAATCAGTTCGCCAATTCGGAGCGCTTGTCCTGCTGCTGCTGTCGTGGCTGGCTCCGGCTATGGCATGCATAACGCCTGA